From the genome of Bradyrhizobium sp. ORS 278:
ACAGGCCGTCACGGCCTCGCGACTCGTGACCTCTTTGTTGCGGATGGCGGATGCGAGTTGCGTGGCCGACCAGCGCCACAGCGGGGTATCCATGCGAAGCGAACCTTTGTGATCCAAACCAATGATTCAGCCGCGAAGCAGGGCGCGCAGCCCCAGCGTCACGTCCTAACCGCGCGAGCATAGGTGACTCGGCGGCCATGGGCGAAAAATTGTGTTCCTCTGGCGGGAACTTTGCCCTCACGCGGCCGTTACGTCGATGCGTCCGCTCCCGCCTGTCCGCGATGGTGCGCGATGAGGCGGCAATGTCGCTGCCGGCCAGGGGGATGGATGATCAGTCGTGAGTTCGGGCGGACCTTCTGGCGCAATCAGACCTCTGTCGATTACGCGCTTGCGGACCTCGCCGCGGGCCGCCTCGAGGATCATGATTTCCGGCTGCTCGCGGACGGCATTCCCACGCTGTGCTGGATCGCCAATGGCGACGGCTACATCGTCTGGTACAATCGCCGCTGGCACGAATACTGCGGCAGCACGCCGACGCAGATGGAAGGCTGGGGCTGGCAGTCGGTGCACGACCCCGCGCAGCTTCCCTCCGTGATGCAGCGCTGGCAGGCCTCGATCGCCACCGGCGAGCCGTTCGAGATGACGTTTCCGCTGCGCGGCGCCGACGGAGTCTTCCGCCCATTCCTCACCCGGATCCAGCCGATGCGCGACGCCTCGGGCCGGATCCGCCGTTGGTTCGGCGTGAACACCGAAGTGTCGGCGCAGGTCCAGGCCGAGCAGGCGCTGCGCGACAGCGAGACGCAGGCGCGTGCCGATGCGGAGCGCATCCAGCTCGCGCTGGCGGCGGGCGCCATCATCGGCACCTGGGTCTGGGACATCCCCGCCAACCGCTTCACCATCGACGAGAATTTTGCGGTCAATTTCGGTCTCGATCCCGCGCTCGGGCGCGAAGGCCTGAGCCTCGAGCAGGTCACGATGACCGTGCACCCGGACGATCAGGCCGGGCTCGCCGCCGCCATTCAGGACGCCCTGACGCGCGGCGGCGACTACGCGCACCAATATCGCGTCCGCCGTCGCGATGGCCGCTATCACTGGATCGAGGCCAACGGCCGCGTCGAATTGCGCGACGGCAAGCCGGTGCGCTTCCCCGGCGTTCTGCTCGACGTCAACGCGCGTCACGCCGCCGAGGCGGCGCTGCGCGAGACCGAGGAGCGGCTGCGGCTGGCGACCCAGGTCGCCGAGATCGGCTTCTGGGACTACGATCCCGCGACCGGCGTGCTGATCTGGCCGCCACTCGTCCGGGCGATGTTCGGCGTCGCCGAGGACGTGCCGGTCACGATCGCGGACTTCTACGAAGGCCTGCATCCGGACGACCGCGAGCCGACGACGGCCGCCTTCGCCGCCGCCGCCGATCCCGCCCAGCGGGCGCTCTACGACGTCGAGTATCGCACCATCGGCAAGAACGACGGCGCGCTGCGCTGGGTCGCCGCCAAGGGTCGCGGCCTGTTCGACGAGGCCGGTCATTGCGTGCGCCTGATCGGCACGGCGATCGATATCACCGCGCGCAAGACCGCTGAGGCGCGGCTGCGCGATCTCAACGAGCGGCTGGAGGTCGCCAATGAGGAGATCAAGCGCTACGCTCATGTGGTGAGCCACGATCTGCGCGCGCCGCTCGTCAACATCATGGGCTTCGCCCAGGAGCTGCAGAGCCAGCGCGACGAGATGTTCGCCGCCGGGCAGCTGCCCAAGGCCGATCCGCAGCGTGTGCAGGCCGAGCGCGATTTCGACGAGTCGCTGTCCTTCATCCGCGCCGCGACGCAGAAGATGGACGGCCTGATCACCGCCATCCTCAAAGTGTCGCGCCATGGCCAGCAGCCGCTGCATCCCGAGCCGCTCGACATGGAGGCTCTGGTGAGGAAGCTCGCCGATGCCATTCGTCATCAGACCGAGACGGCGGGCGCCGTCATCACCATCGAGCCGTTGCCGTCGCTGGTGGCGGATCCGCTCGCGGTCGGTCAGATCTTCGGCAACCTGCTCGACAATGCGGTCAAATATCTCGATCCCGACCGCCCCGGCCGCATCACGGTCTCTGGCGAGGCGCGCGGCCGTGAGGTGGTCGTCCATGTCGCCGACAACGGCCGGGGCATCCGCCCGGAGGACCAGGCGCGGGTGTTCGAGCTGTTTCAGCGCGCCGGCCAGCGCGACCAGCCCGGCGAGGGCATCGGCCTTGCGCATGTGAAGTCCTTGGTCGGGCGCATGCACGGCAACATCTCGCTGACATCGGAGGCCGGCGTCGGCACGACGTTCACCGTGACCTTGCCGCGCACGCCTGCGAACTAAGCGCGCCCGCAAATCAGTCCTGCGTGGAACGCAGGACGATTTTGATTTGCCGCAACGGCGGCGGCTCTCCTTTCGTCAACATGGCGTCGACGAAAAGGAGATCTATCGATGTGGCTCACCAAGGACGACTTCCGCATCAAGGCGGACAATTTTGATTTGTCGAATGGCCTGAACATTCTTCGCATCATCTGCGGATTGTTTCTGTTTCCGCACGTCGCCGGGAAATTCGCCGGCGGCGCGGTGTCTGCGGCGACAGCCGGCTTCTTCGCCAAGGCCGGCTTTCATCCGCCGGAGGTCTGGGTCGTGCTTGCCGCCGCGTCCGAATGCGCCGCCGGCATCGCTTTGGTCCTCGGCATCTGCACCCGCTTCGCCGCGCTCGGCGCCACCGTGCTGCTGCTGTTCGCCGTCTACGCGCTGCAGGTCGTGAAGGGCTTTGGCTGGACCTGGAATACCGGCGGCTATGAATACCCGGTGTTCTGGGCGATCACCTCGCTCGCGGTCGGCATCGAGGCCTGGAAGGCGCATCTCGTCAAGGCGAGGCCGCGCGTTTCCGTCGTGCCCGCGAGCGCCGGCGCCTGAGCGGCGTACCAGCATCGCACGAGCGAACCCCAGCCGCCCACGGGCGGCTTTTTCCTCGGAGTTGCTGCGGCCGGATTACACGGACCTGCGACACCCAATGCGCCGTAGATAATCATGGAGACATTTGTCGGAAGAGCGGTTGTCGGATCGTCCTCCGAGCGTCCAACCAGGAGGAACTGACATGACCATCCCGAGGATCGTCGATCTTGACGCATGGACCGAGGCGCATCGCGCCCATCTCCTCAAGGAAAAGGCCTTCATGCGGCAACGTGATGCGCTGGCAGCCGAGCGTCGGGCGCTGCCCTGGCTCAGGGTCGAGAAGGATTATCTGTTCCAGGCGCCGCAGGGGTCCGTCAGTCTCGGCGGGCTGTTTCAGGGCCGTAGCCAACTGATCGTCTACCATTTCATGATGGCGCCCGGCGATCCGCACCGCTGTCCCGGTTGCTCCTTCCTGTGCGACCATATTGACGGCGCCAACCAGCATCTCGCCCATCACGACGTCAGCCTGGTCGCCGTATCGCGTGCCCCGCTCGCCGAGATCGTGCCGTTCAAGACGCGGATGGGCTGGGCGTTCGATTGGGTGTCCTCGTACGGAAGCGACTTCAATTTCGACTTCCAGGTCTCGTTCTCTGACGAGCAGATCGCCACGGGACAGGCGATCTACAATTTTGCGCCGCTGCGTCGTGGCTCGCACGAGCTTCCGGGCCTCACCGTATTCACCAGGGACGCGGCCGGCGACATCTTCTGCACATTCCAGGTCCGCTCCCGCGGCGGCGATCCACTGATCGGCGCCTATCATTATCTCGATCTCACGCCCAAGGGCCGCAACGAGACCGGTCGCGGCAATCTCTCGGACTGGGTCCGCCTGCACGACGAATATGAGGATAGCAACACGCGAAGCGGCGATCGCGGGCACTAGTCCTACGAGCGTGGGGCGGATCAGCGCAGCGTGATCCGCCGCCTGCTCGATCGCGGTGACAATGCAACTATCGAGAGCAACGGACCGCGTGCATGGTCACCGACATCGCGCGGCCTGTCACGAATCGCCCGCCTTAGTAGATGCGGACGTGATTGGCCTCGAACGTGACCTGGAAGTTGTTGGGATTCTGCAGCGTCAAGGTCAGAACGGTTCCGACGCCGGCTGTCGTGTCCCAGACCACGGTCCTGGCCGTCTGGCGCAGCGGCTCCATCGCGCGATGGTTCTTGTCGAAATGCGGAGCGATCGAGACGTCAAAGAACTCATCGGGAGTCTTCGAGTCACGTCCCCACCAGAACGTGAACTGCTGGGTGGCGTGGGCGGGAATCGAATAGGTGCCGCGCTTGTAGTCGATGTTGGCCATGGGTCCGGTTCCTTGTTGTCATCCGTCGCGACGATGCGACGCCGGACGATTGCAACTCCGGAGTGTGGACGGCTGTGAGCTGCCTCACGCGGTCCCGTGATCGGACTGCGTCGACACTGGCTGCCGCGGGCAGTTTGTCAGCCGCGCCGGCGTTCCCACCGCCGTGCAGCCTGCGGGCACATCGGCCGTGACGACGGCGCCCGCGCCGATCTTGGCGAAGTCGCCGATCGCGACGTCGCCCAGCACGATCGCGCCGGAGGACAGCAGCACGCCGCGGCCGATGCGCGGGCCGCGGCCGGGCAGCGCATCGCGCCGCCCGATCGTGACGTTCTGCAGGATCGTCACCTCGTCGCCGATGCTGCTATGGGCGCCGATCACGATGCCCGTCGCGTGATCGAGAAACACCGACGTGCCGATCCGCGCCGAGGGATGCATGCTGACCTGCAGCGCCGTCGAGCTCTCTGCCTGCAGCAGCAGGGCCAGATCAGACCGCCCGGCGGTCCACAGCCAGTGCGCGACGCGAAACGCCTGCAGCGCGATGTAGCCCTTGTAGTTCAAGAGCGGCGGCAGCAGCGCCGTGGTGGCCGGATCATGCGCCGCAATCGCATCGAGGTCGCGATGCGCCGCGTCGACGAGCCCGGGCGCCACGAGATGCGCCTCGCGCGCGAGCGCGGCAAACCGTGCCTGCTGAGCCGCGCTACGGCCAAGCCGAGCGCCGATCTGCTGCGCGACGACACTGCCGAGACCGGGATGATCGAGGACGGCGGCGGACAGGGCACGGCCGAATACGGGATCGCGCGCGGCGGCCAGCTCTGCCTCGCGACGGAGGGATGACCACAAATCGTGCTTTCGGGTGGTCGGGCTGCTCGTCATGGCGGTCATGGCTCCCCGGGCAACGGCGGCAGGATAGAGCGACGCTGACGCTCTTGCCAGCGCCCAGGGACGAGTTCGCGACTTCCGAGCCCTCCCTCCGGCGAATAATCACGCTATCGTCCCGCTGTGCCGCAAGCTCGCGCGCTCAAACCATCCTCCGATTGAGGGTTATCGCATTTGGCGATCGACGTGTTGTGCTGCTTCCACGCGGTCGTGGCCGGGCTTGTCCCGGCCATCCACGTCGTCCGACATACTGAGAACGACGTGGATGCTCGGGGACGGAGCCCCGGCATGACGTTGTGGAGACAGTTTTGCCAAAAGCTCTTACTGATCATCCGCAATGGCCATGGTCGGTACGGGTGCGCAGAACTAACGCTCGGTCTCCGGGAGGCGATAGGGACAAACAATCTCAGGCGGAGTGCGCAATGCCAAGCAACGGTTTCGAGAAGGTCGGTTCATCCCCGCCAACTTCCGCCTGAGCGAGAGGGCTGCCGCGATGCTGCGCGAGCTGACGGGGCTGGCTTCGCAGGACCGCGGCCGCACGACGCTGCCGGCTCTTCTGGGCGGAGGAGTATGACGAGATCAAGCGCTGGGTCATCGTCCATGGCGTATCGACCGGCTGGTACGCTGTCGACGAGTTGCCCGTGCGGCTGGTGCAGCAGGTCGATGGCGTGAGCCTGGCTCGTCACTCCGCGGCATGCGCCGCGTTTCCAGGGCAGGACGATCGATTTTCAGGATACGAAGTTTGTTCTGATGCCGTAGCCACGGACGTGCAATTCCCGCGACGTCTTGATCATCATCAGCACGCGTGTTAGTAACTCAGTATGAAAAGCATCATCTCCATCGCATCGGTCTTCTTCCTGAACCGTTGATTGCGGCCCGCTCCGCGGGCGCACGACATGGCGCGGCCCACCGCCGCGTGTTTCAGGATCAGACCCCGCCAGTGACCGCGCAGCGCGCGGACCTATCTCACTTGGCCAAGCGATGAGAGCTTCTCCATGCCCGACAATCCTATCTCGGCGGCGCGGCCGCCTGCGCTGTCGCCTGCGCAGATCGATCAGTTCATCCGTGACGGCTTCGTTAAGCTCGAACGCGCGTTTCCGCGCGAGCTGGCCGCGGCTGCGCGTGACATTCTCTGGCGCGACCTGCCGTGCCGCGCTGACGATCCGTCCTCATGGACGCGCCCGGTCGTCCGGCTCGGCCAATATCACGACGAGCCGTTCAAGCAGGCCGTCAACACGCCGCGCCTCCACGCCGCCTTTGATCAGCTGGTCGGTCCCGGAGGCTGGCGGCCCCGTCCGGGCCTCGGCACCTTCCCGGTGCGCTTTCCGCATCCCGATGATCCCGGCGATGCCGGCTGGCACGTCGATCTGAGCTTTCCCGGCCCTGACAGCAGCCCGGACCGGCAGACGGGCTTCCCCGATTGGCGCGTCAATTGGCGTTCCGAAGGCCGCGCGCTGCTTATGCTGTTCCTGTTTTCCGACACAGACGAGCATGACGCGCCGACGCGCATCAAGACCGCCTCGCATCTCGACGTCGCGCGCTTTCTCGCGCCGGCGGGCGAGGCCGGTCGCTCCGCGGACGAGCTAAGCCAGTTCGCCGACCACCTCGAGCGCCCGCAGGTGCTCGCGACCGGAGAGGCCGGCGACGTCTATCTCTGCCACCCCTTCCTGGCGCATGCGGCGCAGATGCACCGGGGCACGGAGCCGCGCTTTCTCGCCCAGCCGCCGCTGCATCCAAAGGAGCCGGTCTGTCTCGATCGAGCGGATGCGGCCTATTCGCCGGTCGAGATCGCGATCCGGCGAGCGTTGAGCGAAAGCTCGATTTGAGCTGCGGGCAGCACCAACCGCTGCCGCGTTGCTTTGAAGGAGATCTCCTCCATGCGTCGCGCCCACCAAGCGGCTCGCTAACGCGCGAACGGCTGCGCATCGAACTCTTTCACGAGTTTAATGAAGTCGTCCGCTCCGTCCGACGCGAGAACCCGCCCATCCTCAAAGCGCATGATCAGAAATTCGCGGCCGTACGCGGTCTCGCCCGCCGTTGCCAGCCAGAGCGCATGTTTCGACGCGACGTCGCAGAGTTTGAGGGAGAGAAACGCCGCCGCGCGGAGATCCGGACAGGGATCGAACGTGCGAAGAGAACGGACGTAGACCTGGGCCCGCGCGGGATCGTCCGCGCGAGCCTCCCTGACGGAATCCTCAGGCGCAGCGGGGACGCTGAAGGATGACAGCCTCGCGCCGTTTGCGCTGTCCCAGGCCGACCAGCCGTCCTTGGTCCGGGCGAAGACCTTGCTGCCGTCGGCGCCGAGGCGAATCTCGAGGACCTCGGCCTCCGTCACCAGCAGCTGCCGTTTGTTGGCGCGGATGATCTCGACGCCGAACGCGCGCGGCTCGTCGACCGCCCGCTGATAATCGTAGCCGACGGCAAACGTCGTGCGATCGTCGGACCAGGTGAGGAGGTCGCTGCCGAAGATGTCGTCGATATGGATCACGCGGCGCGCCGTTGCGGGGTCCCATAGCGTCGCCTGATCCGGCGTCTCCGATACGACGATCAGCCCGCGCGAGAACTCGATGCCGGACACCTGGTAGTTCCTGCACGGCGAGGCCCATCGCACCGCCGGAGGCGCCGCGTCGAGATCGACGAGCATCGCATCGATGCTGGCGCTGCTGGCGTCGAGTTCGGTCGGCGCGAGCAGCAGATGGTGGCCGTCGAATGCAAACGCTCCGTGCGGACGCCCGCAGAAGGTGCGCAGCGTCTTTCCAGAGACATCGGCCACGATCGTCTTCCGGTTCATGTCGATGAAATAGACGTGATAGGAAAAGGCTGGCTCCGCCAGTGGATCCATCGGATCGAACGCGTCCTTGGCTTCGCCCGAGGTCGTGACTTGGATGATGTCCGGGCGCTCGGTCGCATCGATGCCTTCGACCTTTTCGACATCGACCAGCGTCGCCAGTTTCTGCGCGATCAGATAGGCCTTCTCATCGGTCCGCTCGTACCTTCCGGTAGGATGCGGCCAGGATGACGGCCATTTGTGAACGACCCAGCTCCAGTCGCCGGGGCCGAGGGAGCCCGCGATATCAGCGGTATCGTCGATCCGCGCGCCCGTCTGCGCAGACCAGCCGATCGTCGCGACCTCGTTGCCATCGCGCGCGAGCCGTGCAACGACGCTGCGCCCGTCATGCGAGATCGCGATGCGGGTGAACCAGTCCTCAGCGTCCGCCAGGAATTCGCGCAGAATGGTTCCGGTCTTCAGATCCCGAACGGCGATCGCGGATTGGGTGCCGGCCACGAACCAAGTCCAGTCGGGGGCAATGGCCAACGCCCAGGTGTGGTCGGCTCCGATCTGCACCACCGCGACACGGTCCGGCGGAGGTCCGGCCGTGAGGCCAGGGCGCATGGGAATCGTGAGTCCCAGTCCAAGGACGAACGCTGCGGCCAACCAATGTCGCGCCGCATGCCAGTGCTCTCGTTTCGTCTCCATGAGACGCCTCCGAATGGATCGGACAGTTGACCCAGTCAAACCGGTCCTCGGCGGGCAAACCGCAAGAGCTCGTTGCTCGGCATCCGCGTTCCGCCTCTCCAGCTCAACCCCATCCTTCCATGTAGAATGAGCCTTGAGGGAGAGCTTGTCCCAGAAGGCAGCGGATCGCAACGCCGACATAACCAGCGAGCTCGCGAGGAAGCGTATCGAGCGGAAAGAACTCCAAACCGTCGGATTTGTCACGCTCGCGGATTTTCGGCTCGCCGGCGAACACGTCCGTGGCGAAAAACAGATCGATGATGGTGCGATCCGTTTGGCGGTGCATCGCGCAGACGAAGCGCCAAGCGTCGGGCTTCACGACAAGTCCTGTCTCCTCGCGCAATTCGCGTGAGGCGGCGCTGATCGCGTCTTCTCCGGTGTTGACGTGTCCTGAAGGTAGCGCCCATAACCCGTCCAGGTAGCCTGTGTTGAAGCGCCTCTGCAGCAGGATGCTGTCGTTTACGCGCAGCATGCAGTAGGAAGCGAGATAGGGGCGTTGATGTTGATCGATCATTGCTGCCATCCGCAACCAGGACTCGTTGAGCGTAGCTTCGCTATGTGACTGGTACGTGCATCCACTTGCAGTCCCTGCCTACGGCGGCGAATCGAACTCGCAAGCCGTTTGCCTTAATGCCCCCGTTCGGCCCCGCCATTCACCTGAACGATCTGCGCGGTGACATGCACCGCCTCCGCCGAGGCGAGCCAGCCGATCGTCGCGGCGATGTCGTCGGGCGTCCCCGCGCGGCCGTTCATCGTCTCATCGATCCTCGATTTCAGCTGTGCTTCACTCATCGCCGCGCCGAAGAATTCCGTGTCCGCGACATAGCCCGGCGCGACGACGTTCACCGTGATGCCGCGTGGTCCGAGCCGTTTGGCGAGATCGGCGGAGTAGGGGTGCAGTGCTGCCTTGGCCGCGCCATAAGACCCTTCGCCCGATCCGCGATAGGCCGCGATCGAACTCACGAAGATGATCCGTCCGCCCGGCGCACGCAGGCGCGGCATGAGCGCTTCGGTGAGCAGCACGGCCGTCAGCGTGTTGATGCGGAAATTGTCGGTCCAGCGCCGCGCCACGCCCGCCAGACCGTCATCATAGGTGTTGGTCGGCGCACGCCGCGCCACATGGCCGCCGGCAGCATTCACCAGTACGTCGACGGCCGCGAACCGCTGCTCCAGCGTCATTCGTGTTGCTTCGACCTGCTCCACCTCCGCAAGGTCCGCCGTGATGGCCAAGGGAGCCGGCGCATGCGGCTGCTCAGCGGCGATCGACGCGGCCGAGGCCTCGATCACGCTTTTGCGGCGTCCCACCATCACGACCTGTGCTCCACGTCCAGCGAAGGTCCGCGCCGTCGCAAGCCCGATGCCGGTGCCGCCGCCACTGATCACGACCACTTGCGCCACGCTTCAACTCCAAGATCTCACTCGACGTCGGGATGATCCGGCCTGGGCAGCGCAGCAACAACCGGCCGCGGCGACCGCGTGCGAGCGGCTGGACGCAGTTTCGATCATGCGACTCCTCGTTTCAAGTCCGTCCCAGTGATCGAGTGTGTTCGGCCGGCCGAATCTGACGAAGCGAAACATCTGGAGCGGGCCAACACCCCCAAGGATCATGTCGATCGTGGAAAAAGATTCTCCTTTCGCTTTTACAGAAAATATGCTCTACTCCCGCCATCCCGTTTCGCCACGAGGGGCGTATCGCGATCGTCACGACACGTGAGGCGGGAAGGCGATGGCCGCTGGTTTGCCGGAGCGCGCTTCGGCGCGCGGACGAACGGCAGCTTGCGGACGTGAAGTCGTGTGGTCCTGGCGCCGCGAGGCTGGCGTCAAGTCCTTGGCGGATGATGATCGCCGGGGACGACGGTGGCTAACGAGCCGTACACCGGGGAGATCACGAAGTAAGCGTAAAAACCATCGCGCAGGGAATGCCGGAGTTCGGCTGAACCTGTGGTAACTGCCGCCTGCTTTTTTTGCTGCAGGCGGGCCATGGGTTGCGGCCAGCGCCCGGCATTCCCTGCGCCCTCGTGATTCAGAGGGCTCGTCGAACCCACCAGCCCGGACGCTGCGGCGTCGCGGGGTCTTTCCCGTGCGTCCGGCGTCGGCGTGCGATGAGGCGCGGCGGAAGCGGCGGTAGGCTCCGGATGGGGCTTCGTGCGACCTCCAGCGGTTTGACCCGCCTGCGTGGGCGGCTGATGGAAGGGCAGGCCGGCCAACGGCCTGGGACACATTGCCAAGTGGCCGATTGCACAGCGCCGGGCGCTCGCGCGCTCGCGGATTATGATCTACACGGGGGCGTCCATGATCGACCACCCACGATGTCCTGCTCGCAACGGCGCGAGAGACGATACGGAGTTGCAGATGTCCCTCAGCCACCAGCCCCTCCATCTTGCCGCGGAAGCGACTGAGATCCTGACCTCGCTCGGCGTCGCGCCGGAGCGGCTGCGCGGCGGCACGCGCGCAGCCCGCTCGCCGGTCACCGGCGAGGTGCTGGCGCAGGTGCGGGACGACACCCGGGCGGATGCAACGGCGGTGATCGCGCGCGCCCACGCGGCATTCCTGCAGTGGCGGCTGGTGCCGGCGCCGAAGCGCGGCGAATTGGTGCGGCTGTTCGGCGAGGAGCTGCGCGCTCACAAGACGGCGCTCGGCCGGCTGGTGTCGATCGAGGCCGGCAAGATCGTCTCCGAGGGGCTCGGCGAGGTCCAGGAGATGATCGACATCTGCGACTTTGCGGTCGGCCTGTCGCGCCAGCTCTATGGCCTGACGATCGCGACCGAGCGCGCCGAGCACCGCATGATGGAGACGTGGCATCCCCTGGGGGTCACCGGCGTGATCTCGGCGTTCAACTTTCCGGTCGCGGTGTGGGCCTGGAACGCGGCCATCGCGCTGGTGTGCGGCAATAGCGTCGTCTGGAAGCCCTCGGAAAAGACGCCGCTCACGGCGCTCGCCTCCGATGCGCTGCTCGCCCGCGCGCTCGCCCGCTATCGCAGCGAGGGCGGCGTCGCGCCGGAGGGGCTCGCAGGCCTGATG
Proteins encoded in this window:
- a CDS encoding PAS domain-containing protein yields the protein MISREFGRTFWRNQTSVDYALADLAAGRLEDHDFRLLADGIPTLCWIANGDGYIVWYNRRWHEYCGSTPTQMEGWGWQSVHDPAQLPSVMQRWQASIATGEPFEMTFPLRGADGVFRPFLTRIQPMRDASGRIRRWFGVNTEVSAQVQAEQALRDSETQARADAERIQLALAAGAIIGTWVWDIPANRFTIDENFAVNFGLDPALGREGLSLEQVTMTVHPDDQAGLAAAIQDALTRGGDYAHQYRVRRRDGRYHWIEANGRVELRDGKPVRFPGVLLDVNARHAAEAALRETEERLRLATQVAEIGFWDYDPATGVLIWPPLVRAMFGVAEDVPVTIADFYEGLHPDDREPTTAAFAAAADPAQRALYDVEYRTIGKNDGALRWVAAKGRGLFDEAGHCVRLIGTAIDITARKTAEARLRDLNERLEVANEEIKRYAHVVSHDLRAPLVNIMGFAQELQSQRDEMFAAGQLPKADPQRVQAERDFDESLSFIRAATQKMDGLITAILKVSRHGQQPLHPEPLDMEALVRKLADAIRHQTETAGAVITIEPLPSLVADPLAVGQIFGNLLDNAVKYLDPDRPGRITVSGEARGREVVVHVADNGRGIRPEDQARVFELFQRAGQRDQPGEGIGLAHVKSLVGRMHGNISLTSEAGVGTTFTVTLPRTPAN
- a CDS encoding DoxX family protein, with the translated sequence MWLTKDDFRIKADNFDLSNGLNILRIICGLFLFPHVAGKFAGGAVSAATAGFFAKAGFHPPEVWVVLAAASECAAGIALVLGICTRFAALGATVLLLFAVYALQVVKGFGWTWNTGGYEYPVFWAITSLAVGIEAWKAHLVKARPRVSVVPASAGA
- a CDS encoding thioredoxin family protein, with protein sequence MTIPRIVDLDAWTEAHRAHLLKEKAFMRQRDALAAERRALPWLRVEKDYLFQAPQGSVSLGGLFQGRSQLIVYHFMMAPGDPHRCPGCSFLCDHIDGANQHLAHHDVSLVAVSRAPLAEIVPFKTRMGWAFDWVSSYGSDFNFDFQVSFSDEQIATGQAIYNFAPLRRGSHELPGLTVFTRDAAGDIFCTFQVRSRGGDPLIGAYHYLDLTPKGRNETGRGNLSDWVRLHDEYEDSNTRSGDRGH
- a CDS encoding serine acetyltransferase → MTSSPTTRKHDLWSSLRREAELAAARDPVFGRALSAAVLDHPGLGSVVAQQIGARLGRSAAQQARFAALAREAHLVAPGLVDAAHRDLDAIAAHDPATTALLPPLLNYKGYIALQAFRVAHWLWTAGRSDLALLLQAESSTALQVSMHPSARIGTSVFLDHATGIVIGAHSSIGDEVTILQNVTIGRRDALPGRGPRIGRGVLLSSGAIVLGDVAIGDFAKIGAGAVVTADVPAGCTAVGTPARLTNCPRQPVSTQSDHGTA
- a CDS encoding NUDIX domain-containing protein; amino-acid sequence: MIDQHQRPYLASYCMLRVNDSILLQRRFNTGYLDGLWALPSGHVNTGEDAISAASRELREETGLVVKPDAWRFVCAMHRQTDRTIIDLFFATDVFAGEPKIRERDKSDGLEFFPLDTLPRELAGYVGVAIRCLLGQALPQGSFYMEGWG
- a CDS encoding SDR family oxidoreductase — protein: MAQVVVISGGGTGIGLATARTFAGRGAQVVMVGRRKSVIEASAASIAAEQPHAPAPLAITADLAEVEQVEATRMTLEQRFAAVDVLVNAAGGHVARRAPTNTYDDGLAGVARRWTDNFRINTLTAVLLTEALMPRLRAPGGRIIFVSSIAAYRGSGEGSYGAAKAALHPYSADLAKRLGPRGITVNVVAPGYVADTEFFGAAMSEAQLKSRIDETMNGRAGTPDDIAATIGWLASAEAVHVTAQIVQVNGGAERGH